CGCAGGATGCGCAGCATGCCGCAGTCGGGCATACTGACAGCGCGACGCAGGACGCCCAGCATGCCGCAATCGGGCATGACGCCAGCACGCAGGAGACACCGCCCGCCGCTCATGATGGTTCGGTTCATATGGCAGGCGATGACAGTCAGGTAGCTGTAGCTGCCGCCAGCGCGCAACCGGACACTGCTGCGCTGCATGCGGATATTCTTGTGCCTGACGACATCGCGCAGCCAGGTTTGGTTGCGGGCGAACATGAGGTGGAACCGGCACAGCCGCTTTTTGCCTTTTTAAATGCCCCTGGCGTAGACGCGCACGTGGACACGTCCGCATATGAGGGGGACGCGCCCCTGCATAACGGCCACCTTGGCAGTGGAGAAAGCGGAGGAGGCAACGCCGGGGTTCAGGGTGAGATCGCTTTGACCCTTGGGGATGAGAGCCTTGATAGCCTGTTTGCTGGCACTGACCAGCACCTGGCGGAAAATGGCGAGCACGGCCTCTGGTATGTTGAATCGGGCTCAGACCTGCACGAAGTGGCCCTGACCGATATGAGCGAAATTATTGTTCAGGGCGGCTCCGGCGAACATGTTTCTGATGCTGTCGTAACTACTGAAGAATACGCACATTTGGAGCAGGAAGTCGTCAGCGCCCCCACTGTGATGGATTCCAATCAGGAGGCCACGGACAACGCCGTAAGGGAAATGACGACATACTAGAGCATGTTACCTTTGAGACTGTCTATTCCCAAAGTTTAAGGCACGCTGGCTACTGTGCTTGACCGCACAGATAAACTGCGCTGGCACCTTCGTAGCGGACAAAAAGGTTTTGAGAAGGCTGCCTGGCGTGGCTTCGAAAAAGTTCGCACCATGCAAAAGAAAGGCGGCTGGCTCCACTGGAGTCAGCCGCCTGTTTTATCAGGGGCAAGGAACGTATCCAAAACGTATCCGGAACGTATCCGCAATAAAAAAGCGGCCAGCCCTTGTGAGGCTGGCCGCTTGATTTTTTATGGTGGGTCGTGCGGGGTTCGAACCTGCGACTCTCTGCTTAAAAGGCAGATACTCTACCTGCTGAGTTAACGACCCATTGAGACGCGCACTATATATACTGGTGTTTTGGCTGTCAAGTGACAAAATGCGTATCTGACGCGCCGTGACGTTCCAGGCTGTAATCGCTGGCGTTCTCTTGTTATTTAAGTGGGTTACGCATGGCGCTGTGCCCTATTTCGGGCAGCCCCGTTGTCCATATGGCGCGGATTGCCCTTGCTAGCCCTTTTTTTCCTGTTTGGCCCAGGTGTCGCGCAGCGTCGCCGTGCGGTTGAAGACCGGGCGGGCATCCGTGCTGTCCTTATCCTTGCAGAAATACCCCAGACGCTCGAACTGAACCTTTTCGCCCACGGGCAGGTTCGCCAGGGCAGGCTCCAGCAATGCCTTGACAACAGTGAGGGACTGCGGGTTGATATAATCCAGAAACGTCTGGCCTTCGGGGGTTGCATTGGGATTTTCAGCGGCAAAGAGCTGATCGTACAGGCGCACTTCCGCCGGAATGGCGTGCCGGGCCGACACCCAGTGGATGGTTCCCTTGACCTTGCGGCCATCCGGGCTTTGGCCGCCGCGACTTTCGGGGTCGTACACGCAGCGCAGTTCGATCACGTTGCCTGCCTCGTCCAGAATGGCCTCGCGGCAGGTGATGAAATAGGCATAGCGCAGACGTACCTCCGCGCCGGGGGCCAGGCGGTGGTATTTCTTGGGCGGCTCCATGCGGAAATCGTCCCGCTCGATGTACAGTTCGCGCGCAAAGGGAACCTTGCGGCTGCCGTAGCTCTCATCCTCGGGGTGGTAGGGCATGTCGAACTCTTCCACCTGTCCTTCGGGGTAGTTTTCAATGACCACCTTGACGGGATCAAGCACGGCCATGACGCGCGCCGCATGGGCGTTGAGGTGCTCACGCACGCAGAATTCCAGCATGGAGTATTCCACCGTGGAGTCGGCCCGCGCCATGCCAATGCGGGAGCAGAACTCGCGCAGGGCTTCGGCAGGCACGCCCCGGCGGCGCAGGCCGCAGAGCGTGGGCATGCGGGGGTCGTCCCAGCCGCGAACGTGTCCTTCCTTCACAAGCTGGATGAGCTTGCGCTTGGAAAGGACGGTGTAGGTGACATTGAGACGGGCGAATTCAATCTGCTGCGGGCGGTATGCGCCAAGCGTTTCCAGCACCCAGTCGTACAGTTCGCGGTTGTTGATGAATTCCAGGGTGCAGAGCGAATGGGTGATGCCCTCGATGGAGTCCGACAGACAGTGCGTGTAGTCGTACATGGGGTAGATGCACCACGTGTCGCCCGTGCGGTGGTGCGCGGCATGGCGGATGCGGTACAGCGTGGGATCGCGCATGACAAGGTTGGGCGAAGCCATGTCAATCTTGGCGCGCAGCACGCGCTCGCCATCGGCAAATTCGCCCGCGCGCATACGGCGGAACAGGTCGAGGTTTTCTTCCGCGCTGCGGTTGCGCCAGGGACTTTCGCGCCCCGGCTCGGTCAGCGTGCCCCGGTACTCACGGATTTCTTCCGCAGAAAGATCGTCCACATAGGCCTTGCCCATTGTGATGAGCTGTTCGGCGTATGCGTAGAGTTGCTCAAAATAATTGGAGGCGTAAAATTCCCTGTCCTGCCAGTCGC
This DNA window, taken from Desulfovibrio sp. 86, encodes the following:
- a CDS encoding glutamine--tRNA ligase/YqeY domain fusion protein, whose protein sequence is MAPETKNMTPTADPHCTNATDAAADTANKPGVDFIRARIIEDNATGRYNGRVHTRFPPEPNGYLHLGHAKSICLNFGVAKEFNGLCNLRFDDTNPTKEEQEYVDSIREDVRWLGGDWQDREFYASNYFEQLYAYAEQLITMGKAYVDDLSAEEIREYRGTLTEPGRESPWRNRSAEENLDLFRRMRAGEFADGERVLRAKIDMASPNLVMRDPTLYRIRHAAHHRTGDTWCIYPMYDYTHCLSDSIEGITHSLCTLEFINNRELYDWVLETLGAYRPQQIEFARLNVTYTVLSKRKLIQLVKEGHVRGWDDPRMPTLCGLRRRGVPAEALREFCSRIGMARADSTVEYSMLEFCVREHLNAHAARVMAVLDPVKVVIENYPEGQVEEFDMPYHPEDESYGSRKVPFARELYIERDDFRMEPPKKYHRLAPGAEVRLRYAYFITCREAILDEAGNVIELRCVYDPESRGGQSPDGRKVKGTIHWVSARHAIPAEVRLYDQLFAAENPNATPEGQTFLDYINPQSLTVVKALLEPALANLPVGEKVQFERLGYFCKDKDSTDARPVFNRTATLRDTWAKQEKKG